The Triticum dicoccoides isolate Atlit2015 ecotype Zavitan chromosome 6A, WEW_v2.0, whole genome shotgun sequence genome has a window encoding:
- the LOC119316957 gene encoding FCS-Like Zinc finger 3-like, giving the protein MAGLSVLLETHESNSIKAKIISKATLHSPKISSSPWSPAARPTASTGSFLQRCLLCHKDLAENNDIYMYRGDKAFCSVECRCRQIFMDEDAGSSFCAKGASTAAVRSGRRASATGGGVSFAF; this is encoded by the exons ATGGCTGGCCTGAGCGTTCTCCTAGAGACCCACGAGAGCAACTCCATCAAGGCCAAGATCATCAGCAAGGCCACTCTCCATAGCCCCAAGATCTCCTCGTCCCCTTGGTCGCCGGCAGCGAGGCCCACCGCAAGCACGGGTTCCTTCTTGCAGCGCTGCTTGCTGTGCCACAAGGATCTAGCCGAGAACAATGACATCTACATGTACAG AGGTGACAAGGCGTTCTGCAGCGTGGAGTGCCGGTGCAGGCAGATCTTCATGGACGAGGACGCCGGCAGCAGCTTCTGCGCCAAgggcgcctccaccgccgccgtgcGGTCCGGCCGCCGCGCCAGTGCCACCGGCGGCGGCGTGAGCTTCGCGTTCTGA